One stretch of Neosynechococcus sphagnicola sy1 DNA includes these proteins:
- a CDS encoding nickel-binding protein yields MKFAIAPALTCQFAEVTFSPPLTAPVTDEAWMQTTQSLEGCIAARHIQWLYSLVSVQGDRSICVYAAPYADAVREAYREAGMSFQQIYPAEQWFDQEPKSYQDNFLIVAEVRYDPPLTKSMYESQKQQAAGCFHELNIQYAWSVLTLDGTRSHCVFSAACAEDVRSLYRKLNAPFDLVWKAILIQPQI; encoded by the coding sequence ATGAAATTTGCGATAGCGCCAGCGCTGACTTGTCAGTTCGCAGAAGTGACATTTTCACCGCCCCTGACCGCACCCGTAACCGATGAGGCTTGGATGCAGACCACCCAAAGCCTAGAGGGTTGCATCGCAGCGCGGCATATTCAATGGCTCTATTCTTTGGTGTCGGTGCAGGGCGATCGCTCCATTTGCGTCTATGCGGCGCCCTATGCCGATGCAGTGCGGGAAGCCTACCGCGAAGCTGGAATGTCCTTTCAGCAGATATATCCAGCCGAACAATGGTTTGATCAAGAGCCAAAAAGCTATCAAGATAATTTCTTGATAGTAGCGGAAGTGCGCTATGATCCACCGCTCACGAAATCCATGTATGAATCCCAAAAACAGCAAGCCGCAGGATGTTTTCACGAACTCAACATTCAATATGCTTGGTCAGTTTTGACCCTGGACGGCACCCGATCACATTGTGTATTCTCAGCCGCTTGTGCCGAAGATGTGCGATCGCTCTATCGTAAATTAAATGCGCCCTTCGATCTCGTTTGGAAAGCCATCCTAATTCAACCCCAAATTTAA
- a CDS encoding EamA family transporter: MLPLRTLMLTILALIAFAGNSLLCRMALKQTGIDAASFTSIRLISGALMLWLIVQLWGGAILPGRRFANPEAGSWRSALALFAYAACFSIAYTNLPAGSGALLLFGAVQITMIGYGLSRGERLRGWQVTGLLLALVGLVGLLLPGLSDPPPCPVRCSCWVQVWHGEFIPCAVKG; this comes from the coding sequence ATGTTACCTTTACGCACGCTCATGCTGACGATTCTTGCCCTGATCGCCTTTGCCGGAAACTCCTTGCTCTGCCGCATGGCGCTCAAACAGACAGGCATCGATGCCGCCAGCTTCACATCGATTCGCTTGATCTCTGGTGCCCTGATGCTCTGGTTGATTGTCCAGCTATGGGGCGGGGCAATTCTCCCAGGGAGACGCTTCGCGAACCCCGAGGCGGGCAGTTGGCGTTCTGCACTGGCTCTCTTTGCTTATGCGGCATGCTTTTCGATTGCCTATACAAATTTGCCTGCCGGAAGTGGGGCTTTACTTCTGTTTGGCGCAGTGCAAATCACCATGATTGGCTACGGATTATCCAGAGGAGAACGCCTGCGAGGATGGCAGGTGACAGGACTCCTGCTTGCGCTTGTCGGGTTGGTGGGGCTACTTCTACCAGGACTTTCAGACCCCCCCCCTTGCCCAGTTCGTTGCTCATGCTGGGTGCAGGTCTGGCATGGGGAATTTATTCCTTGTGCGGTAAAGGGGTAG
- a CDS encoding DMT family transporter, with protein sequence MLGAGLAWGIYSLCGKGVGNPILMTGGNFLRTIPFAIALSLVTRSHISLDSAGIGYAVCSGALTSAVGYTLWYAALPGLKAIQAATAQLSVPILTAVGAIIFLNEPMTSRLGLSSVAVLGGIALVNTQRNLTWNLWFITWLGLIAGLFAQPFYEYVVYFSAIQVVIFLSIEQFKLTAFPVQVRIAYLAWVALGTYVPYLSILMLITTIGLTANVFFGYCPLARTLYLLPINRNEPLSIDLVKRVFQSPPVKGRFELLPPVVN encoded by the coding sequence ATGCTGGGTGCAGGTCTGGCATGGGGAATTTATTCCTTGTGCGGTAAAGGGGTAGGTAATCCCATTCTGATGACGGGCGGCAATTTTCTGCGGACAATTCCGTTTGCAATCGCCCTCAGTCTGGTCACTCGTTCCCATATCTCTCTGGATAGTGCTGGGATCGGGTATGCCGTATGCTCCGGTGCGTTAACTTCCGCCGTTGGATACACCCTCTGGTATGCAGCATTACCAGGGTTAAAGGCAATTCAAGCCGCTACGGCACAATTGAGCGTCCCGATTCTGACGGCAGTGGGTGCCATAATTTTCTTGAACGAACCCATGACAAGCCGGTTGGGACTATCCTCCGTTGCTGTACTGGGTGGAATTGCCTTAGTGAATACGCAGCGAAATCTGACCTGGAATCTCTGGTTTATCACCTGGTTAGGATTGATAGCTGGATTGTTTGCACAACCATTTTATGAATATGTTGTTTACTTTTCAGCCATTCAGGTTGTAATTTTCCTCTCCATTGAACAGTTCAAATTAACCGCCTTTCCCGTACAAGTGCGTATTGCCTACCTTGCCTGGGTTGCTCTTGGCACCTATGTTCCATATCTGTCTATTCTCATGCTGATCACGACGATCGGGCTGACCGCCAATGTGTTCTTTGGTTACTGTCCACTTGCTCGCACGTTGTATTTACTACCTATTAACAGAAACGAACCCCTATCGATTGATTTGGTTAAGCGCGTATTTCAGAGCCCCCCTGTGAAAGGTCGTTTCGAGCTTTTGCCACCCGTGGTCAACTAA
- a CDS encoding class I SAM-dependent methyltransferase, whose protein sequence is MTEWYKKDLAYIHDVGHSEYALKSAPGILNILAQNNIREGLVVDLGCGGGLSASELSKAHYRVLGVDISESLIAIARTRVPDAEFRVESLFKADIPSCNAVISIGECFNYLFDKDNNCQTLVQLFDLIYRALVPGGVFVFDIAEPGQVMPGNKTQSFTEGKDWIVLVEKEENQEQSTLIRRIITLRKVGEHYRRDEEVHHLRLYKATDVAEKLRQTGFQIQVRRDYGQYELPKAHAAFIARKSI, encoded by the coding sequence ATGACGGAGTGGTACAAGAAAGATCTTGCATATATTCATGATGTTGGTCACAGTGAGTATGCTCTCAAATCTGCTCCTGGCATACTCAATATTCTAGCTCAAAATAATATTCGAGAAGGTCTAGTAGTAGACTTGGGATGTGGAGGTGGATTATCGGCTTCAGAACTTAGCAAGGCTCATTATCGTGTGCTTGGAGTTGATATTTCTGAATCTCTGATCGCGATCGCTCGAACCAGAGTTCCAGATGCTGAGTTTCGAGTTGAGTCATTGTTTAAAGCCGACATCCCCTCTTGCAATGCGGTTATCTCAATTGGTGAATGTTTTAACTATCTGTTTGACAAAGATAACAATTGTCAAACATTGGTTCAACTTTTCGATCTCATCTACAGGGCATTAGTTCCAGGGGGCGTGTTCGTCTTTGATATTGCAGAACCGGGACAGGTGATGCCAGGAAATAAAACTCAAAGTTTTACCGAAGGGAAAGACTGGATAGTTCTGGTTGAGAAGGAGGAAAATCAAGAGCAGTCAACATTAATCCGTCGCATTATTACTTTACGAAAAGTGGGAGAACATTACAGGCGAGATGAAGAAGTCCATCATTTACGACTATACAAGGCGACAGACGTGGCTGAAAAACTTCGTCAGACAGGGTTCCAGATCCAAGTCAGGCGAGATTATGGTCAATATGAACTCCCAAAAGCTCATGCTGCCTTTATTGCCCGTAAATCAATATGA
- a CDS encoding FMN-binding negative transcriptional regulator: protein MRATSLGTLVSIVNGIPFASHIPLVITLQEGVVKLTGHLAKQNPQWQVS, encoded by the coding sequence ATGAGAGCGACGAGTTTAGGAACACTGGTGTCGATTGTAAATGGCATTCCTTTCGCTTCGCATATTCCCCTCGTGATAACGCTCCAAGAAGGGGTCGTTAAACTTACGGGTCATCTCGCCAAGCAAAATCCTCAATGGCAAGTCTCATGA
- a CDS encoding nuclear transport factor 2 family protein yields the protein MASLMNSEIEIQIRACEARLYSAMSASDVSELDMLIADDLLFVGPTGELATKAMDLEVHRTGGTKFHEFVPKELEIRVWSEDFVLTSAKIFLSGTYLGNAYAGDYRYMRVWRKDKKGWQIVGGSVIALG from the coding sequence ATGGCAAGTCTCATGAATTCAGAGATCGAAATCCAAATTCGCGCGTGCGAAGCGCGGCTTTATTCCGCAATGTCAGCTTCAGATGTGTCTGAGTTGGACATGCTCATCGCCGATGACCTCCTTTTTGTGGGACCAACTGGTGAACTGGCAACTAAAGCGATGGATTTGGAGGTACATCGTACTGGTGGTACAAAGTTTCACGAGTTTGTGCCCAAAGAGTTAGAAATACGTGTTTGGAGCGAGGACTTTGTTCTTACATCGGCTAAAATTTTCTTAAGCGGTACGTATTTAGGAAATGCGTATGCAGGTGATTATCGCTACATGAGAGTTTGGCGTAAAGACAAAAAGGGCTGGCAAATTGTTGGTGGTAGCGTTATCGCGCTGGGCTGA
- a CDS encoding helix-turn-helix domain-containing protein — translation MRPYSEDLRRKIVERYIDGKTSQRKLAEQFHVAYSFVRKLTKQYRETGTIRPKQRTEQTPSKLSAEHLAVLSGLVETNNDATLSELCDLLDEAVGVRVSITTMFRMLQKLNLTLKKT, via the coding sequence GTGCGCCCATATTCTGAAGACTTGCGGAGAAAAATAGTTGAGAGATACATAGACGGGAAGACCTCTCAACGCAAGCTAGCCGAACAGTTTCATGTAGCATACAGCTTTGTACGCAAACTAACGAAGCAATATCGAGAGACCGGGACTATCCGTCCGAAGCAGCGAACAGAACAAACCCCCAGCAAACTCAGTGCTGAGCATCTGGCTGTGTTGAGTGGCTTAGTTGAGACAAATAATGATGCCACCTTGAGCGAACTGTGTGATCTGTTAGACGAAGCAGTTGGGGTTCGAGTCAGCATAACGACAATGTTTCGGATGCTTCAGAAGCTGAACTTGACCCTTAAAAAAAC